Proteins encoded in a region of the Chitinivibrio alkaliphilus ACht1 genome:
- the gmk gene encoding guanylate kinase, which translates to MTQGKLFVFSSPSGAGKTTVLRELKKRLPHLVYSISGTTRAPRAGEKHGVDYFFYTPKEFEAEVARHGFIEWAQVHGNYYGTPRFFIDKMIEEGKTVLLDIDVQGKVQLDKHYRNSIGIFIEPPSFEELKKRLQMRDTESPEALRIRLENAKKETDFARHAGNYTYYIINDVLEETVRKVEKIITLNKG; encoded by the coding sequence ATGACACAGGGAAAGCTCTTCGTATTTTCGTCCCCCTCAGGAGCAGGAAAAACCACGGTACTTCGAGAGCTTAAAAAACGGCTTCCCCACTTGGTATACTCCATATCAGGAACAACGCGCGCACCCAGAGCCGGAGAAAAACATGGGGTTGATTACTTCTTTTACACTCCTAAGGAATTTGAAGCTGAGGTCGCACGCCACGGTTTTATAGAGTGGGCGCAAGTTCATGGCAATTATTACGGCACGCCTCGTTTTTTTATCGATAAGATGATAGAAGAAGGCAAAACCGTCCTTCTGGATATTGACGTTCAGGGAAAAGTTCAGCTGGATAAACATTACCGAAACAGCATTGGCATATTTATCGAACCTCCCTCATTTGAAGAACTTAAAAAACGACTCCAAATGCGGGATACGGAATCTCCGGAAGCCTTGCGTATCCGCCTGGAGAACGCAAAAAAAGAAACGGACTTTGCACGCCACGCCGGCAATTACACGTATTATATTATTAATGATGTCTTAGAAGAGACAGTACGGAAGGTTGAAAAAATAATAACCCTGAATAAAGGTTAA
- a CDS encoding rod shape-determining protein — MSIFSFSFTGTALGIDLGTANTLIYARGRGLLIDEPSVIAIDSSNGEPLAIGREAKKMFGRTPGKIEAIKPMKDGVIADVDLVEEMLSRFIRKVQTNRLFRPRAVIGVPSGITKAEMRSVIDSAEQAGILEADLIAEPMAAAIGMEIPVLESSGNMIIDIGGGTSEIAVISMGGMVCDISEKVGGNEFDEAIVEYLKKTYNLIIGENTAEEVKIKIGSAYPLQQELEMEVRGRDQVAGIPKTMRITSEEIRDALKEPVAKVERAVLSALERTPAELSADILDKGIVLTGGSSQLRGLDERIRQETNLPVCGTDDPMTCVARGALKVVENKALYKDVLLNSSRNKR; from the coding sequence ATGAGCATCTTCTCTTTTTCTTTTACCGGAACTGCCCTCGGCATAGATCTGGGTACGGCAAACACACTTATTTATGCAAGAGGGCGTGGTTTGCTCATTGACGAACCATCCGTAATTGCCATTGACAGCTCTAACGGAGAGCCTCTTGCCATTGGCCGCGAAGCAAAAAAGATGTTTGGTCGAACGCCCGGCAAAATAGAAGCAATAAAACCCATGAAAGACGGGGTGATAGCTGATGTTGACCTTGTAGAAGAAATGCTGAGTCGCTTTATTCGGAAAGTACAAACCAATCGACTCTTTCGACCCCGTGCAGTCATTGGAGTACCTTCGGGCATTACGAAGGCGGAAATGCGTTCAGTTATTGACTCTGCCGAACAAGCAGGCATACTGGAAGCTGACCTAATTGCCGAACCCATGGCAGCCGCGATTGGCATGGAGATTCCCGTCTTAGAATCCTCAGGAAATATGATTATTGACATCGGTGGAGGCACCTCTGAAATCGCAGTTATTTCCATGGGGGGAATGGTCTGTGATATTTCGGAAAAAGTTGGGGGCAATGAATTTGATGAAGCAATAGTGGAGTATCTCAAGAAAACCTACAATCTTATTATTGGGGAGAATACTGCGGAAGAGGTCAAAATCAAAATCGGATCTGCCTACCCACTCCAGCAAGAGTTGGAAATGGAAGTACGTGGACGAGACCAGGTCGCCGGTATTCCCAAAACCATGAGAATCACATCCGAAGAAATCAGGGATGCCTTAAAGGAGCCCGTTGCAAAGGTCGAACGAGCAGTTTTGAGTGCCCTTGAAAGAACTCCGGCAGAACTCTCAGCAGATATTTTGGATAAAGGCATTGTCCTTACGGGGGGCTCATCTCAATTACGTGGATTAGATGAACGTATCCGGCAGGAAACAAACCTCCCCGTATGCGGTACAGATGACCCCATGACCTGTGTAGCTCGCGGTGCCTTGAAGGTGGTTGAAAACAAAGCCCTCTACAAGGATGTTCTTCTCAATAGCAGCAGAAATAAACGATAA
- a CDS encoding serine/threonine protein kinase produces MPALKKVGDFTILEHLGKGGMGDVYSAIQEPLGRKVALKVLLDRGEKDPTARQRFHLEAQAISRLDHTNVVSLYNYGQENGLSYFSMQYIDGFSLDQAIPAEGLHIELVIDYAKQICRGLQYAHARKIVHRDIKPQNILIDSSGVCKISDFGIAQLFTEKITRAGMAVGTPEYMSPEQASGDPLDYRTDIYSLGIVLYEMLTGDVPFSGEKPLSIVYSHVHDIPQHPSRHRKNMPQRLELIILKCLKKGRTERYSSVGEILNDLDTVEQEEHIGVYAKPEKEDTPINRRITDRRMGDRRGAATGKIQVDPFVYPLFSTSFWYYTLRQQWISLILLILLGIHLIVQ; encoded by the coding sequence ATGCCGGCTCTGAAAAAAGTAGGAGATTTCACCATCCTCGAACATCTCGGTAAAGGGGGCATGGGAGATGTGTATAGCGCCATACAGGAACCGCTTGGGCGTAAAGTTGCCCTAAAGGTGCTCCTTGATCGTGGCGAAAAAGATCCTACGGCGCGGCAGCGGTTTCACCTTGAAGCACAGGCAATATCACGGCTCGATCATACCAATGTGGTCTCCCTCTACAATTATGGGCAGGAAAATGGTCTCTCCTATTTTTCCATGCAGTACATCGACGGATTTTCACTTGACCAAGCCATTCCTGCTGAAGGCCTTCATATAGAGCTTGTTATTGATTATGCAAAACAGATCTGCCGCGGCCTTCAATATGCCCATGCTCGAAAAATCGTCCATCGGGACATTAAACCGCAAAACATTTTAATTGATTCGTCTGGCGTGTGTAAGATATCAGACTTTGGCATTGCCCAGTTATTTACGGAAAAAATAACCCGAGCCGGAATGGCCGTGGGCACTCCTGAGTACATGTCACCAGAACAGGCCTCGGGAGACCCCCTTGACTATCGTACCGACATTTACTCCCTCGGCATAGTTCTCTATGAAATGCTCACAGGAGATGTCCCCTTCTCCGGAGAGAAACCACTGTCTATTGTATACAGCCACGTTCATGATATTCCGCAGCACCCCTCACGACATCGCAAGAACATGCCACAACGATTAGAACTCATTATTCTTAAATGTCTAAAAAAGGGGCGCACAGAGCGCTACTCCTCCGTGGGTGAAATATTAAATGATCTTGATACGGTTGAACAGGAAGAACATATCGGTGTATATGCGAAACCAGAAAAAGAGGATACTCCGATAAATCGACGAATTACGGATCGACGTATGGGAGATCGACGCGGTGCCGCCACCGGCAAAATTCAGGTAGACCCCTTTGTGTACCCCCTTTTCAGCACATCCTTTTGGTACTATACGCTGCGACAGCAGTGGATTTCTCTCATCCTTCTTATTCTCTTGGGAATACATCTTATTGTCCAATGA
- the mreC gene encoding rod shape-determining protein MreC: MHWIVSFLLEHKNGSSLFVTVVISWMLINSGETQQQQITATLTTILFPIESAVNHTNKIRNLFAENELLAEQVAQLQMQYSNLKYTISTDSLQREFTHLAEEIPYELIQGEVISYEPVPIHRTMTINIGRKQGVRENMPVIDHHGVVGKVSMALSNCSRVQLMRMPDEKLSVLHEASGAIGILKSNDGLNLSIDVSNARDLTLGDTIVTSGLGGIYPPYLPVGTITDIAEAENPLYQRIWIRPFADLHNLRFINVISLESRWAPFSKDIKHLESEE; the protein is encoded by the coding sequence ATGCACTGGATAGTCTCCTTTCTCCTTGAGCATAAAAATGGATCTTCCCTTTTTGTAACGGTGGTTATATCGTGGATGCTCATTAACTCAGGAGAGACCCAGCAACAGCAGATTACGGCGACTCTCACAACGATTCTCTTCCCCATTGAATCGGCGGTGAACCACACAAACAAGATTCGTAATCTCTTTGCTGAAAATGAACTCTTGGCTGAACAGGTAGCGCAACTGCAGATGCAGTACTCTAATCTAAAATACACCATTAGCACCGATAGTTTACAACGAGAGTTTACGCACCTTGCAGAGGAAATTCCCTACGAACTCATTCAAGGAGAGGTAATCTCCTATGAGCCGGTCCCTATTCATCGCACCATGACCATTAACATCGGTCGTAAACAGGGGGTGCGAGAAAATATGCCCGTCATAGACCATCACGGTGTTGTGGGAAAAGTATCCATGGCCCTTTCTAATTGTTCTCGTGTACAACTTATGCGTATGCCCGATGAAAAACTCAGTGTACTCCACGAGGCATCGGGAGCAATTGGCATTTTGAAATCAAATGACGGACTGAACCTCTCCATCGATGTGAGTAATGCCCGTGACCTCACCCTGGGAGATACGATTGTCACTTCCGGCCTTGGAGGCATTTACCCCCCTTATCTTCCTGTGGGAACGATTACAGACATTGCTGAAGCGGAAAACCCCCTCTACCAACGTATATGGATACGTCCTTTTGCAGACTTGCACAACCTCCGCTTTATCAATGTCATATCCCTTGAAAGCCGGTGGGCCCCCTTTAGTAAAGACATAAAACATCTTGAATCTGAAGAGTAA
- a CDS encoding YraN family protein has translation MNTRETGKSGEDAASAYLLRRGYRIICRNWADRFGEIDLVTISPENRLVFVEVKLLRSKKVGLAEDKITPAKLERIRRTAERYVKEKHHAPSPERIDVITISAGKITHYKNVFFRKNRIMLAK, from the coding sequence ATGAATACCCGTGAGACCGGAAAGTCCGGGGAAGATGCAGCCTCAGCGTATTTGTTACGGCGGGGCTACCGAATCATATGCCGTAATTGGGCAGATCGATTTGGAGAAATTGATCTTGTTACAATTTCCCCCGAAAACCGCCTTGTCTTTGTTGAAGTGAAGTTGCTCCGCAGTAAAAAAGTGGGGCTTGCCGAAGATAAAATAACCCCGGCAAAGCTTGAACGAATCCGCCGAACGGCTGAGCGCTATGTGAAAGAAAAACACCATGCTCCTTCCCCCGAACGGATCGATGTTATCACCATATCCGCAGGAAAAATCACTCATTATAAGAACGTTTTTTTTCGTAAGAACAGGATTATGCTTGCAAAGTGA